One Gordonia sp. SID5947 genomic region harbors:
- a CDS encoding amidohydrolase translates to MTTELLLGGVVYSPAAPDATAMAVTDGTVVWVGSDDVGRALHPDAQVTDLRGRFVGPGFVDSHVHLTSTGLALSGLTLNDATSRSDCLRRVASFASGTDDGELIWGLGWDDSAWQGADPDDRRFPTTAEIDAVVGNLPVYLARIDEHSAVASTALRRLVPDLEAAVGHHPDEPLVAEAHHLVRGAARQLVTAAQRSRAQRRALDTAAAHGVVAVHENGGPDISGLDDFLALAELDHPVEVRRYWGQAVQSAEHARELLAISRADALAGDLFIDGAIGSHTAWLTEPYSDHAGHTGISYLDYETIRDHIRACTEIGTQAGFHVIGDAATASVVAAFEELAAELGTPALARCAHRLEHAEMVSAEQAATLARCGVIASMQPLFDAEWGGPGDLYEQRLGVTRTAGLNNFAGHAREGVILAFSSDAPVTPIDPWSSIRAAVHHHQPRNAISARGAFAAATRGGWRAAGVNDGLTGTLVPGAPANYAVWDIDDLVVAGSHAGVQRWSTDPRSRVPALPDITPGARLPRCVRTVHRDTVLFDGGVLDGGTT, encoded by the coding sequence GTGACCACGGAACTGTTGCTCGGCGGTGTCGTCTATTCACCGGCCGCTCCGGATGCCACTGCCATGGCCGTGACCGACGGCACCGTCGTCTGGGTCGGCAGCGACGACGTCGGCCGGGCGCTGCACCCCGACGCGCAGGTCACCGATCTTCGGGGCCGCTTCGTCGGACCGGGATTCGTCGACTCACACGTGCATCTCACGTCCACGGGCCTGGCCCTGTCAGGTCTCACCCTGAACGACGCGACCAGCCGATCGGACTGCCTGCGCCGAGTGGCGTCCTTCGCGTCGGGCACCGACGACGGCGAGCTGATCTGGGGTCTCGGCTGGGACGACTCCGCCTGGCAGGGAGCCGATCCCGATGACCGTCGCTTCCCGACGACCGCGGAGATCGATGCGGTGGTCGGCAACCTGCCCGTCTACCTGGCCCGGATCGACGAACATTCCGCCGTCGCGTCCACTGCGCTGCGGCGCCTGGTTCCCGACCTCGAAGCCGCCGTCGGTCATCACCCCGACGAGCCGCTGGTCGCCGAAGCCCACCACCTCGTCCGCGGCGCGGCCCGCCAACTCGTCACCGCGGCCCAACGCAGCCGTGCACAACGCCGCGCCCTCGACACGGCCGCCGCACATGGAGTCGTCGCAGTCCACGAGAACGGCGGCCCCGACATCAGCGGTCTCGACGACTTCCTCGCGCTGGCCGAACTCGACCATCCGGTCGAAGTGCGTCGCTACTGGGGCCAAGCCGTGCAGAGCGCCGAACATGCCCGTGAACTCCTGGCGATCAGCCGCGCGGACGCCCTCGCCGGTGATCTCTTCATCGACGGGGCGATCGGCTCGCACACCGCCTGGCTGACCGAGCCGTACAGCGACCATGCCGGGCACACGGGGATCAGCTACCTCGACTACGAGACCATCCGCGACCACATCCGGGCATGCACCGAGATCGGCACCCAGGCCGGATTCCATGTGATCGGCGACGCCGCGACCGCTTCGGTGGTGGCCGCGTTCGAGGAGCTCGCCGCCGAACTGGGCACGCCGGCGCTCGCACGCTGCGCCCACCGACTCGAGCACGCCGAGATGGTGTCGGCCGAGCAGGCCGCGACCCTGGCACGCTGCGGTGTGATCGCGAGCATGCAGCCGCTGTTCGACGCGGAATGGGGCGGACCGGGGGACCTCTACGAGCAGAGACTCGGAGTGACCCGAACCGCCGGGCTGAACAACTTCGCCGGACACGCTCGCGAAGGGGTGATCCTGGCCTTCTCGTCCGATGCGCCGGTGACCCCGATCGATCCGTGGTCGTCGATCCGTGCAGCCGTACACCACCATCAACCCCGGAACGCGATCTCGGCCCGGGGTGCGTTCGCGGCCGCGACCCGCGGTGGCTGGCGAGCCGCGGGCGTCAACGACGGCCTCACCGGAACCCTCGTGCCCGGCGCCCCGGCGAATTACGCGGTCTGGGACATCGACGACCTCGTGGTGGCCGGATCCCACGCCGGGGTTCAGCGCTGGTCCACCGACCCGCGGTCGCGGGTGCCTGCCCTGCCGGACATCACCCCGGGCGCACGACTTCCCCGGTGCGTCCGGACCGTGCACCGCGACACCGTCCTGTTCGACGGCGGGGTGCTCGACGGCGGCACCACGTGA
- a CDS encoding precorrin-2 C(20)-methyltransferase, whose translation MSGKLWGIGLGPGDSELVTVKSARLIGSADVVAYHCARHGNSIARSVAAPYLRDGQIEERLMYPVTTETTDHPGGYAGALQDFYAESAARLAEHLRAGRHVALLAEGDPLFFSSYMHMHKRLVGEFDAEIVPGVTSVSASSAALGIPLVEADETLTVVPGTLPTAELVARFRAADAIAVLKLGRTFVRVRDALVSAGRADEAWYVERASTTAQRVVPLLDVNPDEVPYFSMVVVPGPRNNPNRPPDDSSARGEVVVVGLGPGADDQTTPQVQVELARATDLVGYTTYLSRVTARPGQRVHASDNRVEAERAEFALDLAARGARVAVVSSGDPGVFAMAAAVAEVAAEPRWHDVAVRVAPGVTAASAVAAAVGAPLGHDFAIISLSDRLKPWDVIADRIRHAVAADLVVAIYNPGSASRTWQVGKLKEILLETASSDRTLVVGRDVGGPTESLRTISVGELDPETIDMRTLIIIGSSATTAVRRTGGDLVYTPRHHPG comes from the coding sequence GTGAGTGGGAAACTCTGGGGAATCGGCCTCGGACCCGGGGACAGCGAGCTGGTCACGGTGAAGTCGGCCCGGCTCATCGGGTCGGCCGATGTCGTCGCGTATCACTGTGCGCGACACGGCAACAGCATTGCGCGGTCGGTGGCGGCGCCCTACCTGCGCGACGGTCAGATCGAAGAACGCCTGATGTATCCGGTCACGACCGAGACGACCGACCACCCGGGCGGCTATGCGGGGGCGCTGCAGGACTTCTATGCCGAGAGTGCCGCCCGGCTCGCCGAGCACCTGCGGGCCGGACGCCACGTGGCGCTGCTGGCCGAGGGTGATCCGCTCTTCTTCAGTTCGTACATGCACATGCACAAGCGCCTCGTCGGCGAGTTCGACGCCGAGATCGTCCCCGGGGTGACGTCGGTGAGCGCGTCGTCGGCCGCGCTGGGGATCCCGCTGGTCGAGGCCGACGAGACGTTGACCGTGGTGCCCGGCACCCTCCCCACGGCGGAGTTGGTGGCGCGGTTCCGTGCGGCCGATGCCATCGCCGTCCTCAAGCTCGGACGGACCTTTGTCCGGGTGCGTGACGCGCTGGTGTCGGCTGGTCGGGCCGACGAAGCCTGGTACGTGGAGCGGGCGTCCACCACCGCACAGCGCGTGGTGCCACTGCTCGATGTGAATCCCGATGAGGTGCCGTACTTTTCGATGGTCGTGGTGCCCGGGCCGCGTAACAACCCGAATCGTCCCCCGGACGACTCGTCGGCGCGCGGCGAGGTGGTGGTGGTGGGGCTGGGCCCCGGCGCCGACGACCAGACGACCCCGCAGGTGCAGGTGGAACTCGCTCGCGCCACCGATCTGGTCGGCTACACCACGTACCTGTCACGGGTCACCGCTCGCCCCGGACAACGAGTCCACGCCAGCGACAACCGCGTGGAGGCCGAGCGGGCGGAATTCGCCCTCGATCTCGCCGCTCGGGGCGCGCGTGTCGCCGTGGTGTCCTCGGGTGACCCGGGCGTCTTCGCGATGGCTGCCGCCGTCGCCGAGGTCGCCGCGGAACCACGCTGGCACGACGTCGCGGTACGGGTGGCACCCGGGGTGACCGCCGCGAGCGCGGTGGCCGCGGCCGTCGGTGCGCCGCTCGGACACGACTTCGCGATCATCTCGCTGTCCGACCGGCTCAAGCCGTGGGACGTGATCGCCGACCGGATTCGGCACGCGGTGGCTGCCGATCTCGTCGTGGCGATCTACAACCCCGGATCGGCCAGTCGGACCTGGCAGGTCGGCAAACTCAAAGAGATCTTGCTGGAGACGGCCTCATCCGACCGGACACTGGTCGTCGGTCGCGACGTGGGTGGTCCGACCGAGAGCCTGCGGACGATCTCGGTCGGTGAACTCGATCCCGAGACCATCGACATGCGCACCCTGATCATCATCGGCTCGTCCGCGACCACCGCGGTGCGGCGCACCGGCGGGGACCTCGTCTACACACCCCGTCATCACCCTGGCTGA
- a CDS encoding precorrin-8X methylmutase: MSDYLRDGPAIYRQSFATIRAESDLSAFAADVAQVVVRMIHACGQTDLTDDVVATEGVVRAARAALRAGAPILCDASMVAAGVTRKRLPADNDVRCHLSEPSLPALAERLGTTRTAAALEFWRPHLDGAVVAIGNAPTALFALLDMIDDGAPRPAAIVGAPVGFVGAAESCAALALRDDLEFITVTGRRGGSAITAAAINALASPEE, from the coding sequence ATGAGCGACTACCTGCGTGACGGGCCCGCGATCTATCGCCAGTCCTTTGCCACGATCCGTGCCGAGTCCGATCTGTCCGCCTTCGCCGCCGACGTGGCGCAGGTCGTGGTGCGCATGATCCACGCGTGCGGACAGACCGACCTGACCGACGACGTGGTGGCCACCGAAGGTGTGGTGCGGGCCGCGCGCGCGGCGCTCCGGGCCGGCGCGCCCATCCTGTGCGATGCGTCGATGGTCGCCGCGGGTGTCACGCGAAAGCGTCTGCCCGCCGACAACGACGTTCGCTGTCACCTGTCCGAACCGTCGCTACCTGCGCTCGCCGAACGTCTGGGCACCACCAGAACGGCTGCCGCGCTCGAGTTCTGGCGCCCGCACCTCGACGGTGCCGTGGTGGCGATCGGCAATGCCCCGACCGCTCTGTTCGCACTTCTCGACATGATCGACGACGGCGCACCGCGCCCGGCAGCGATCGTCGGCGCGCCGGTCGGTTTTGTCGGAGCTGCGGAATCCTGTGCGGCCCTCGCGCTCCGTGACGACCTCGAGTTCATCACGGTGACCGGGCGACGCGGTGGATCGGCGATCACCGCGGCCGCCATCAATGCGTTGGCGAGTCCGGAGGAGTGA
- a CDS encoding precorrin-3B synthase — protein sequence MTEPARRDAADRCPGVFSTHAAADGAVARVRLPGGRIRPDQLELLAQAAAAHGDGYLELTARGNVQLRGLTDVDAVADAVVAAGLAPSSAHDKVRNIEVSPLTGRIGGVADVRPLADLLDERLQTADASSISGRFLFGLDDGRGDIARRQPDVCAVVRSVDASAEVVADVLVGGVPVGSARGDDAVVTELLAVAEDLGDISVGAWRVADLTDAERMDLTTRARTRLATVVGGPDPMPPEPIVGWFGQDDGAVLLGAVVELGRLPARLAEFVAAVAVPIVVTPDREILICDLDEGVAETVVRVLAPMGLIFDAASPWAAVSCCVGAPGCAKSSAPVRDDLLARVRGGEPVAEREHWVGCGRRCGSPSGPHRSVEATPDGGYQTHRR from the coding sequence GTGACCGAGCCAGCCCGCCGTGATGCCGCCGACCGCTGCCCCGGCGTCTTCAGTACCCATGCTGCGGCAGATGGCGCGGTGGCCCGCGTGCGCCTGCCCGGCGGGCGGATACGGCCCGACCAGCTCGAACTGCTCGCGCAGGCGGCCGCCGCGCACGGCGACGGATACCTCGAACTGACTGCGCGTGGCAACGTGCAGCTGCGTGGTCTCACCGACGTCGATGCGGTGGCCGACGCGGTCGTCGCCGCAGGCCTGGCCCCGAGCTCGGCGCATGACAAGGTTCGCAACATCGAGGTCAGTCCACTGACCGGCCGGATCGGTGGTGTGGCCGACGTGCGTCCGCTCGCCGACCTGCTGGACGAGCGGCTCCAGACCGCCGACGCCTCGTCGATCTCCGGACGGTTCCTCTTCGGCCTCGACGACGGCCGCGGTGACATCGCGCGCCGGCAACCCGACGTCTGCGCCGTGGTCCGCTCGGTCGACGCGTCCGCCGAGGTCGTCGCCGACGTGCTGGTGGGTGGCGTACCTGTCGGTTCGGCCCGCGGCGACGACGCGGTCGTCACTGAACTCCTCGCCGTCGCCGAGGACCTCGGCGACATATCCGTGGGGGCGTGGCGGGTCGCCGATCTCACGGACGCCGAACGAATGGACCTCACCACCCGGGCACGCACTCGGCTGGCAACGGTCGTCGGTGGTCCGGACCCGATGCCGCCCGAACCGATCGTCGGCTGGTTCGGCCAGGACGACGGCGCGGTACTCCTCGGCGCCGTCGTCGAACTCGGACGACTCCCCGCCCGGCTCGCCGAGTTCGTGGCCGCGGTGGCGGTGCCGATCGTCGTGACCCCCGACCGCGAGATCCTGATCTGCGATCTGGACGAGGGGGTCGCCGAGACCGTGGTGCGGGTCCTGGCGCCGATGGGACTGATCTTCGACGCGGCCTCACCGTGGGCGGCCGTGAGCTGCTGTGTCGGTGCCCCGGGATGCGCCAAGTCGTCGGCGCCGGTCCGCGACGACCTGCTGGCGCGCGTGCGGGGCGGCGAGCCGGTGGCGGAGCGCGAACACTGGGTGGGGTGCGGCCGGCGGTGCGGCTCCCCCAGCGGCCCGCATCGCAGCGTCGAGGCCACTCCCGACGGTGGGTATCAGACGCACCGTCGATAG
- the cobN gene encoding cobaltochelatase subunit CobN — protein sequence MILLLSTSDTDLITAAACGSDFSGANPARILVDDIPSLAVGADLIVVRILGGTRAWEDGLAAVEATGKPLVVCSGEQQPDPDLMAHSSVPAGVVAEAHNYLAAGGVENLVNLHNFLSDTVLLTGLGFDPPRQTPAWGVLERSARAATSAPTIAVLYYRAQHLAGNTRYVEALCAAIEDRGGRALPIYCASLRTAPDDLIDLLGTADALVVTVLAAGGATPAAASAGGDDDAWNIERLAALDIPILQGLCLTGSRADWAATDDGLSPLDVATQVAVPEFDGRIITVPFSFKEFDENGLPWYQPDPERCARVAGIAVAHARLRRTPASDRRVALMLSAYPTKHARIGNAVGLDTPRSLLHLLVALRAAGYDIGPDSGPDAIPGLAGDDSDALIHAIVEAGGQDPDWLSEETLAASPIRVAADDYRRWFATLPEELRHSVEEHWGPAPGDLFVDRSTRPDGEIVVSAMRFGNITLMVQPPRGFGENPVAIYHDPDLPPSHHYLASYRWLTGRGDGDADIPGFGADAIVHVGKHGNLEWLPGKTLGMSAACGTDAALGDVPLIYPFLVNDPGEGTQAKRRAHAVLVDHLIPPMARAESYGDIARLEQLLDEHANISALDPAKLPAIRQQIWTLLTAAKMDHDLGLSERPDEDVFDDMLLHVDGWLCEIKDVQIRDGLHVLGQAPADENEVDLVLAMLRARQLWGGTQALPGLREALGLTEDGSAARTSVDDVETTARELVAACAKEGWTAAAVENAAQGHPSAVADVLGFAAREVVPRLRQTGREIDQILHALDGGFIEAGPSGSPLRGLINVLPTGRNFYSVDPKAVPSRLAWETGRALADSLIERYVAEHGHHPASVGLSVWGTSAMRTSGDDIAEVLALLGVMPIWDEASRRVVDLELIGLAELGRPRIDVTVRISGFFRDAFPHVVTMLDDAVALAAAADEADDENYVAAHVRSALADHGDRRRASTRIFGSKPGTYGAGLLQLIDSREWRSDADLAQVYTEWGGYAYGRDLGGIPAVDDMRSAYRRIAVAAKNTDTREHDIADSDDYFQYHGGMVATVRALTGTSPDAYIGDSTRPDSVRTRTLSEETSRVFRARVVNPRWISAMQRHGYKGAFEMAATVDYLFGYDATTNVVADWMYEKLTEAYVLDEDNQRFMQQSNPWALHGIAERLLEAVDRDLWEEPPADMLDQLRQVYLQAEGDIEGRAE from the coding sequence ATGATCCTGCTGCTCTCGACCTCCGATACCGACCTCATCACGGCAGCGGCCTGCGGCTCGGACTTCTCCGGGGCCAATCCCGCACGCATCCTCGTCGACGACATCCCCTCGCTGGCGGTGGGCGCCGACCTCATCGTGGTGCGCATCCTGGGTGGGACGCGGGCATGGGAGGACGGTCTCGCCGCGGTCGAGGCGACCGGCAAACCGCTGGTGGTCTGTTCCGGCGAACAGCAGCCCGACCCGGACCTCATGGCGCACTCGAGTGTGCCGGCCGGCGTGGTCGCCGAGGCGCACAATTATCTCGCGGCCGGTGGCGTCGAGAATCTCGTCAACCTCCACAACTTCCTCTCCGACACGGTCCTGCTGACCGGTCTCGGCTTCGATCCGCCGCGACAGACCCCTGCCTGGGGCGTCCTCGAGCGATCCGCCCGTGCCGCCACCTCGGCTCCCACCATCGCCGTGCTGTACTACCGGGCCCAACACCTCGCCGGGAACACCCGCTACGTCGAGGCGCTGTGCGCCGCCATCGAGGACCGCGGGGGCCGTGCGCTGCCGATCTACTGCGCGTCACTGCGGACCGCTCCCGACGATCTGATCGACCTCCTGGGTACCGCCGACGCGCTCGTGGTGACCGTCCTCGCCGCCGGGGGTGCCACCCCGGCGGCGGCATCGGCCGGTGGCGACGACGACGCATGGAACATCGAGCGGCTCGCCGCACTCGACATCCCGATCCTGCAGGGCCTGTGCCTCACCGGCTCCCGCGCCGACTGGGCGGCCACCGACGACGGACTCTCGCCCCTGGACGTGGCAACCCAGGTGGCCGTACCGGAGTTCGACGGCCGCATCATCACCGTGCCGTTCTCGTTCAAGGAGTTCGACGAGAACGGTCTGCCCTGGTACCAGCCGGACCCGGAACGTTGCGCACGGGTGGCCGGGATCGCGGTGGCGCACGCCCGCCTGCGACGTACGCCTGCGTCGGATCGCCGTGTCGCGCTGATGCTCTCGGCGTACCCGACGAAACACGCCCGGATCGGCAACGCCGTCGGACTCGACACCCCGCGCAGCCTGCTGCACCTCCTCGTGGCGTTGCGGGCGGCCGGGTACGACATCGGGCCGGACTCCGGCCCGGACGCGATACCCGGTCTGGCCGGCGATGATTCCGATGCGCTCATCCATGCGATCGTCGAAGCGGGCGGGCAGGATCCGGACTGGCTGAGCGAGGAAACGCTGGCGGCCAGTCCGATCCGCGTCGCCGCCGACGACTACCGCCGATGGTTCGCGACGCTGCCGGAGGAACTGCGGCACTCCGTCGAGGAACACTGGGGTCCCGCGCCGGGCGATCTGTTCGTCGACCGATCGACGCGTCCCGACGGCGAGATCGTGGTGTCCGCCATGCGCTTCGGCAACATCACGCTCATGGTGCAGCCGCCCCGTGGGTTCGGTGAGAACCCGGTGGCGATCTATCACGACCCCGATCTGCCGCCGTCACATCACTATCTCGCCTCTTATCGATGGCTCACCGGCCGCGGCGACGGAGACGCGGACATACCCGGTTTTGGCGCCGACGCGATCGTGCACGTCGGCAAGCACGGCAACCTCGAATGGCTGCCCGGGAAGACCCTCGGGATGTCGGCCGCATGTGGGACCGACGCCGCTCTCGGTGACGTCCCGTTGATCTATCCGTTCCTGGTCAACGACCCGGGAGAGGGCACCCAGGCCAAACGGCGCGCCCACGCGGTGCTCGTCGACCACCTCATCCCGCCGATGGCCCGAGCCGAATCGTACGGCGACATCGCCCGGCTCGAGCAGCTCCTCGACGAGCACGCCAACATCTCGGCGCTCGACCCCGCCAAGCTGCCCGCCATCCGTCAGCAGATCTGGACGTTGTTGACCGCAGCCAAGATGGATCATGACCTCGGCTTGTCCGAACGTCCCGACGAGGACGTCTTCGACGACATGCTGCTGCACGTCGACGGCTGGCTCTGCGAGATCAAGGACGTCCAGATCCGCGACGGACTCCACGTCCTCGGACAGGCGCCCGCGGACGAGAACGAGGTGGACCTGGTCCTGGCGATGCTGCGTGCCCGCCAGCTGTGGGGCGGCACGCAGGCGCTGCCGGGTCTGCGCGAGGCACTCGGGCTGACCGAGGACGGCAGCGCGGCGCGTACCTCGGTCGACGACGTCGAGACCACGGCAAGAGAACTCGTCGCCGCGTGTGCCAAGGAGGGCTGGACGGCGGCGGCGGTCGAGAACGCGGCGCAAGGCCACCCGTCCGCCGTGGCCGACGTGCTCGGATTCGCCGCGCGCGAGGTGGTTCCCCGCCTGCGGCAGACCGGCCGCGAGATCGACCAGATCCTGCACGCTCTCGACGGCGGATTCATCGAGGCGGGGCCGAGTGGGTCACCGTTGCGCGGCCTCATCAACGTGCTGCCGACCGGACGCAACTTCTATTCGGTGGATCCCAAGGCCGTCCCGTCGCGGCTGGCGTGGGAAACCGGTCGTGCCCTGGCCGATTCGCTGATCGAGCGGTACGTCGCCGAGCACGGTCACCATCCCGCGTCGGTCGGGTTGTCGGTGTGGGGGACCAGTGCGATGCGCACCTCCGGCGACGACATCGCCGAGGTCCTCGCGCTCCTCGGTGTGATGCCAATCTGGGATGAGGCATCCCGACGGGTCGTCGACCTGGAGCTGATCGGCCTCGCCGAACTCGGCCGCCCGCGGATCGACGTCACCGTGCGCATATCCGGGTTCTTTCGTGACGCGTTCCCGCATGTGGTCACGATGCTCGACGACGCGGTCGCGCTGGCCGCGGCGGCAGACGAAGCCGACGATGAGAACTACGTCGCCGCCCACGTCCGCTCCGCGCTGGCCGATCACGGTGACCGGCGCCGCGCATCGACCCGGATCTTCGGGTCCAAGCCAGGCACGTACGGCGCAGGGCTGTTGCAACTGATCGACTCGCGAGAATGGCGTAGCGACGCCGATCTGGCACAGGTCTACACCGAGTGGGGCGGTTACGCGTACGGCCGGGACCTCGGCGGCATACCGGCCGTCGACGACATGCGCTCGGCCTATCGACGCATCGCCGTCGCGGCGAAGAACACCGACACCCGCGAGCACGACATCGCCGACTCCGACGACTACTTCCAGTACCACGGCGGGATGGTGGCGACCGTACGTGCGCTGACCGGCACCTCGCCGGACGCGTACATCGGCGACAGCACCCGACCGGACTCGGTGCGGACACGCACCCTGTCGGAGGAGACCAGCCGCGTGTTCCGCGCGCGGGTGGTCAATCCGCGCTGGATCTCGGCGATGCAGCGACACGGCTACAAGGGCGCATTCGAGATGGCGGCCACGGTCGACTATCTGTTCGGCTACGACGCGACGACAAACGTGGTCGCCGACTGGATGTACGAGAAACTCACCGAGGCTTACGTCCTCGACGAGGACAATCAGCGTTTCATGCAACAGTCGAATCCGTGGGCGCTGCACGGTATCGCCGAGCGTCTCCTGGAGGCCGTCGATCGGGATCTCTGGGAGGAGCCGCCCGCCGACATGCTCGATCAACTGCGACAGGTCTATCTGCAGGCCGAAGGGGACATCGAGGGCCGCGCCGAGTGA
- the lnt gene encoding apolipoprotein N-acyltransferase codes for MISSRSAWTVLLVQTIVAAVAGLAMWAAFPPRNLWFLAVVGLGLMAALLGAGRPRARTGAWLGFVFGLAFFVPLLPWIGVYVGPLPWLALAVILAVYLALFGLIAVLTMRLPVPPVWFTVSWVLVEALRSAFPFGGFPWGRAAFSQVDGPLLPMASLLGAPGLSAAVALLGASIAWLCQIVFRAVRAGEYHGRSVVRGAALAVVLALLGPISAIALTPGTVDRNVASSSAQVSAVQGNVPRLGLEFNAQRRAVLDNHVRQTERLADAVRSGNAEQPDFVAWPENASDISPLTNADAAQEITEASVSIGAPILVGTLVMNADGRPTNTVLVWDQERGPVDRYDKHIIQPFGEYLPWRSFFRKFSSYADMAGNFRPGSGSSTLTVPGRSGTVEVGVSTCWEVAFDRSARAAVDDGAQILYVPTNNATFGRTEMTYQQLAMSQVRAVEHGRAVVVAATSGASAIIDPDGMITAQSGIFTPAVLSSRLPLRSDMTPATRLGSWPQTVAIIIAAVGLLFAVGRHTRFSLRQRRPQRRVTDRAPADLTEPVGQGVTKDHAGPEDQAKELGGIG; via the coding sequence GTGATCTCGTCCCGGTCCGCGTGGACCGTGCTGCTGGTGCAGACGATCGTCGCGGCGGTGGCGGGCCTCGCGATGTGGGCAGCTTTTCCGCCCCGCAACCTGTGGTTCCTCGCGGTCGTCGGCCTGGGTCTGATGGCGGCACTGCTGGGCGCGGGTCGCCCCCGAGCCCGCACCGGCGCGTGGCTCGGTTTCGTTTTCGGTCTCGCGTTCTTCGTGCCACTGCTGCCGTGGATCGGCGTCTATGTGGGACCTCTGCCATGGCTGGCGCTCGCTGTGATTCTGGCGGTGTATCTCGCACTCTTCGGACTGATCGCGGTGCTCACCATGCGGCTGCCGGTTCCACCGGTCTGGTTCACCGTGTCGTGGGTGCTGGTCGAGGCTCTGCGGTCGGCCTTTCCGTTCGGCGGATTCCCGTGGGGGAGAGCAGCGTTCAGTCAGGTCGACGGGCCGTTGCTCCCGATGGCATCGCTGTTGGGCGCGCCCGGGCTATCGGCCGCGGTCGCGCTCCTGGGCGCCTCGATAGCGTGGCTGTGTCAGATCGTCTTCCGGGCTGTCCGCGCCGGCGAGTACCACGGACGATCGGTCGTCCGCGGGGCCGCGTTGGCCGTGGTCCTCGCCCTGCTCGGTCCGATCTCCGCGATCGCGCTGACGCCCGGCACCGTCGACCGCAACGTCGCGTCGTCCTCGGCGCAGGTCTCGGCTGTGCAAGGTAATGTGCCCCGGCTCGGACTGGAATTCAACGCACAGCGCCGCGCGGTTCTCGACAACCATGTCCGGCAGACCGAGCGGCTCGCCGATGCCGTTCGCAGCGGCAATGCCGAACAACCCGACTTCGTGGCGTGGCCCGAAAACGCGTCGGACATCTCGCCGCTGACCAATGCGGACGCTGCCCAGGAGATCACCGAGGCCTCGGTGTCGATCGGTGCGCCGATCCTGGTGGGCACCCTTGTGATGAATGCCGACGGCCGCCCCACCAACACCGTGCTGGTCTGGGACCAGGAGCGCGGGCCCGTGGATCGGTACGACAAGCACATCATCCAGCCGTTCGGCGAGTATCTGCCGTGGCGAAGCTTCTTCAGGAAGTTCTCGTCGTATGCCGACATGGCCGGCAACTTCCGGCCGGGCTCGGGATCGTCGACGCTGACGGTGCCGGGTCGCTCGGGCACCGTCGAGGTCGGCGTCTCCACATGTTGGGAGGTCGCCTTCGACCGGTCGGCCCGCGCCGCCGTCGACGACGGCGCACAGATTCTCTACGTGCCCACCAACAACGCGACGTTCGGCCGCACCGAGATGACCTATCAACAACTGGCGATGTCCCAAGTGCGTGCAGTCGAACACGGCCGCGCCGTTGTGGTCGCCGCCACCAGTGGTGCGAGCGCCATCATCGACCCAGATGGGATGATCACCGCCCAGAGCGGCATATTCACACCGGCCGTGCTGTCGAGCCGGTTGCCATTGCGTAGCGATATGACGCCGGCGACGCGCTTGGGGAGCTGGCCGCAGACCGTGGCGATCATCATCGCGGCGGTGGGGCTTTTGTTCGCGGTGGGACGGCATACTAGGTTCTCACTCAGGCAACGCAGGCCACAACGCCGAGTCACAGACCGCGCTCCCGCGGACCTGACAGAGCCCGTCGGCCAGGGAGTGACGAAGGATCATGCGGGGCCCGAAGATCAAGCGAAGGAGCTCGGTGGCATTGGGTAG
- a CDS encoding FxsA family protein translates to MRMLYVIAYFAVEIGAFVAMAHFLGFAWAVLITLAAVVGGFVLLQQQGRKVFAELRRASRNEVDPRGPLTDTALLAAASLLLVVPGIVSTVVGLVLLAPPIRRVMRPVVAAAGARRFAATMDRAGIYASGMYVGRGTVIDGTVVDADGTVVDPTQGPADRGLPRGR, encoded by the coding sequence ATGCGGATGCTCTACGTGATCGCGTATTTTGCGGTCGAGATCGGTGCGTTCGTCGCGATGGCGCACTTCCTCGGTTTCGCCTGGGCGGTGTTGATCACCCTCGCCGCGGTCGTGGGCGGATTCGTGTTGCTCCAGCAACAGGGTCGGAAGGTCTTCGCCGAACTCCGCCGTGCCTCCCGCAACGAAGTCGACCCGCGCGGTCCGCTCACCGACACCGCGCTTCTCGCGGCGGCGAGCCTTCTGCTGGTCGTTCCCGGGATCGTGTCCACCGTCGTCGGTCTGGTCCTGTTGGCGCCGCCGATACGGCGGGTGATGCGTCCGGTGGTCGCAGCTGCCGGTGCGCGCCGGTTCGCCGCGACCATGGACCGCGCCGGGATCTATGCGAGTGGCATGTACGTCGGTCGCGGGACCGTGATCGACGGAACGGTCGTCGATGCCGACGGTACCGTTGTCGATCCGACGCAGGGACCCGCGGATCGCGGGTTGCCTCGGGGCCGATAG